Below is a genomic region from Microbacterium sp. KUDC0406.
GCAAGGTGAGCGCCCCGCTTGGTGGCGGCGACGGCGTGCACCTCGTCGATGATCACCGTGTGCACGCCGCGCAGCGTCTCGCCGGCGCGGCTGGTGAGCATGAGGTACAACGACTCGGGAGTGGTGATGAGGATGTCGGGCGGATCGCTGACCAGCTTGCGCCGATCGCTCGAGGTCGTGTCGCCGGAGCGCACACCCACCGTGATCTCCGGAACCGGGACTCCCAGTCGCCGCGCGGACTGCCCGATGCCGACCAGGGGCGAACGCAGGTTGCGCTCGACGTCGACGCCGAGTGCCTTCAACGGCGAGATGTAGAGGATGCGGGTGCGCGGTGCTTCGACAGGCTCAGCAACCGATCGACTGGATCCCCGAGCCTGTCGAAGGGTCCGCTCGCGGAACACGCTGTCGATCGCCCACAGGAACGCGGACAGCGTCTTGCCCGATCCGGTCGGCGCCACCACGAGGGCGTGCCTGCCCGCCGAGATCGCGTCCCACGCGCCGGCCTGTGCCGACGTGGGCGCGGCGAAGGCGCCACGGAACCAGTCCTGCGTGGCGGCGGTGAACCGATCGAGCACGCGGTGCGCTGAGCCTGTCGAAGCGTCGCTCATCCTTCCATCATGCGGCAGGGCTCCGACATCGCGCTCCCGCTACCGTGGGAAGCATGGACGACGTCGAGTTCACCCGCCTGTACGGAGCCTGGGTGCCCCGCACACCCGACGACGTCCGCGCCCTCTTCGACGGCTATCCCGGCGTCTGGTGGATCGCCGGCGGCTGGGCGCTGCAGGCCTTCAGCGGTGTCGTGCGCGAGCACGAGGACATCGACCCCGGCATCCTTCGCGTCGAACTGCCGCTGCTGCGCGCGCACGCCGCCGGTCGGCTCGACCTGTGGGGAGCGTCCTCCGGCGCTCTCAAGCCGGTGTCCTCCGACGATCCGGGCGAACTGCTGGACGGCTGCGGCCAGATCTGGACGCGCCGCAGCGCGGCCGACCCGTGGGAGTACGACATCCTGCTCGGCCCCGGTACACCGGACGAGTGGCGGTACAAGCGCGACGAGACGGTGCGGATGCCGATGGCCGACGCCCTCTGGGAGCGTGACGGCATCCGGTACCTGCAGCCCGAGATCCAGCTGCTCTACAAAGCGAGGGGGCTGCGTCCGAAGGACGAGGCCGACTTCGCCGCCACGCTTCGCTTCCTCGACGCCCGACGTCGCGCCTGGCTGCGGGAGGCGCTCGAGCGAACGCTCCCCGGCCATCCTTGGATCGCGCAGCTCGGCTGATCGGCGCCGGTGTCGGTGCCCGGGTGCATGCTGGGGCCATGGCCGAGCACACCACGAACTACGTCTCGACGTTCATCGAGGTCGCCGAGGACTGCCCGGCGGCTGCCGCCCAGGAGCCGCCGGCGGATAAGCCGACGATCGCTGCGCTGCACTACCGGCTGATCGCCGAGCAGCCGTACGGCCGCACCTCCGACGACGTGATCTTCCAGACCCAGGCGCTGCGCCAGGGGATCGATGACACGGCGAAGGCGCGCGAGGTGTTCTTCTCGAAGGGGCAGGCCTGCCTGCGGTCGTCGCCGCTGGGCAAGCGCTACGGCTGGGGCGTCCTCAGTGACGCCGAGGGTCGGGTGACGCTCGTGCCGCGCGAATCGGAGGAGTACGCGCGCCTCGCCGCAGACCCGACGATCGGTCACACCAGGGCGATGCGCTCGAAGCGCGCGTAGCGATCAGCCCTCGTTCGGGATCACGATCCAGAGCAGGATGTAGGCCCAGATCGACAGGCCGGCGAACAGGACGAGCAGCACGGTCAGCACGCGCACGGTCGTCGGCGTGAAGCCGAATCGGTGCGCGACGGCGGCGCAGACGCCGGCGATGATGCGGCCCTGGCGGGGACGGACGAGAGCGTTCATGCTCCCATCCTCCCCGCCAGACGCCGCGATGTCACCCGATCTCGGTCAGACGCCCATCGGCATT
It encodes:
- a CDS encoding DUF6157 family protein; protein product: MAEHTTNYVSTFIEVAEDCPAAAAQEPPADKPTIAALHYRLIAEQPYGRTSDDVIFQTQALRQGIDDTAKAREVFFSKGQACLRSSPLGKRYGWGVLSDAEGRVTLVPRESEEYARLAADPTIGHTRAMRSKRA
- a CDS encoding PspC domain-containing protein is translated as MNALVRPRQGRIIAGVCAAVAHRFGFTPTTVRVLTVLLVLFAGLSIWAYILLWIVIPNEG